TCTACCACAACGAATTTTCTGCCTGCTCCTGTTAAAGCTAAAATTGCATCGGATGGGAATGGAAACAGAGTTATAGGCCTGAGTAGCCCCACTTTCCTTCCAGCTTTTCGTAACGCTGCCATGGCTGAATATGATATCCTTGCCGCTATTCCAAAGGCAACAAGCACAATGTCAGCGTCATCCACATTTATGGCCTCAAAGCGTACCTCTTTCTCTCTTATTGTCTTGTACTTTTCCATAAGAGTAATGTTTAAGCGCTCGAGCTCTTCATCTCCCATGTACAGGGTTTTTATCACATTAGGCGCCCTGCCCTTACAACCGGTAAGAGCCCACGTCTTTTCCGGTAATTGAGGCTTAACATAACGCGTTGGTATGAGAGGTTCCATCATCTGGCCTAAAATCCCATCGGTAAGTATCATCACTGGGTTTCTGTAGAGATCGGCTTTATCAAAGGCAAGCATGGTTAAATCCCACATCTCCTGAACATTGTACGGGGCATAGACCAGAAGTTTATAATCGCCATGTCCGCCGCCCTTTACTGCCTGAAAATAATCAGCCTGTGAGCCTGATATGTTACCAAGTCCGGGGCCGCCTCTCTGCACATTTATAATTACCGCTGGAAGCTCTGCTCCTGCTAAAAAAGACAGCCCCTCCTGCTTAAGGCTAATTCCAGGTGAACTTGACGAGGTCATCGCCCGCACTCCGGCTGCCGACGCCCCATAGACCATGTTTATTGCCGCTATCTCACTCTCCGCCTGAATAAACACCCCGCCCGATTCCGGCATGGCATAGGACATGTACTCCGGTATCTCATTTTGAGGCGTTATTGGGTAACCAGCGTAAAACCGGCACCCTGCCTCTATGGCAGCCTTAGCTATTGCCTCGTTGCCTTTTATCAGAGTCTTATCGGCCAACCGTACTGCCTTTTAATGGCTTGCAATGACTTCACGCATAGATTATAACATATTTGACAAAACAAGTTAGTATTCTTTATGCTTTATACCAAGTAGCCTTCAATTGCCTAACTTTGTTGGCATTGTCGCCTCGTTATGCTTCTGAATGCAACTCGGTATTAGTCAGCCAGTGTGTTGGTGTTTTGATTTAATAAAAAAGGAAAACGGTGTATTTAAAAAGCATGTACTTTCAGGATATTTATTTAAAATTACAGGAATTTTGGGCTAAAAAAGGATGTGTACTGCTTCAGCCTTATGATCTTGAGGTTGGAGCCGGAACGTTTCATCCGGCTACTTTTTTCAGAGTGCTGGGACCAAAACCCTGGAGCACAGCTTACGTACAGCCCTCGCGCCGCCCCACTGACGGCAGGTACGGACAAAACCCCAACAGGCTTCAACACTACTACCAGTACCAGGTAATCCTTAAGCCCTCACCACAAAACTCTCAGGAGCTTTACCTGCAAAGCCTCACCGCTCTTGGCATAGACCCCGCAAAGCATGACATACGGTTTGTCGAGGACGATTGGGAATCCCCCACGCTGGGTGCATGGGGACTTGGCTGGGAGGTGTGGCTGGACGGAATGGAGGTCACTCAGTTTACTTATTTTCAGCAAGTCGGAGGGTTTGACCTAAAGCCCATCAGTGTTGAACTAACTTACGGCCTTGAACGGATTGCAATGTATTTGCAGGGTGTCAATAACGTCTATGACCTTAGATGGAATGAAACCTTTTCCTACGGAGACATCCACCATGAGGATGAGGTATTGTTTTCAAAGTTTAATTTTGATTACGCCTCTGTTGATATGCACAGGCGGCTGTTTGACGATTTTGAGAAGCAATCGCAGGAATTAGCCAATGCTGAACTGGTATATCCGGCCTATGAGTTCTGCTTAAAATGTTCACATGTGTTTAATATTTTGGACGCACGGGGAGCAATTTCCGTCTCTGAGCGTACCTCATACATTGGGCGTGTCAGAGCACTTGCCAAGCACTGTGCGCAGCTTTATGTTAATAATTTACCGCAGCAATCTGGTGAGAAGGAAA
The genomic region above belongs to Nitrospirota bacterium and contains:
- a CDS encoding 3-methyl-2-oxobutanoate dehydrogenase subunit VorB, which produces MADKTLIKGNEAIAKAAIEAGCRFYAGYPITPQNEIPEYMSYAMPESGGVFIQAESEIAAINMVYGASAAGVRAMTSSSSPGISLKQEGLSFLAGAELPAVIINVQRGGPGLGNISGSQADYFQAVKGGGHGDYKLLVYAPYNVQEMWDLTMLAFDKADLYRNPVMILTDGILGQMMEPLIPTRYVKPQLPEKTWALTGCKGRAPNVIKTLYMGDEELERLNITLMEKYKTIREKEVRFEAINVDDADIVLVAFGIAARISYSAMAALRKAGRKVGLLRPITLFPFPSDAILALTGAGRKFVVVELNSGQMVEDVRLSVNGRSEVLFYGRPGGAIMKPNEVYDFVSKIYPE
- a CDS encoding glycine--tRNA ligase subunit alpha; the encoded protein is MYFQDIYLKLQEFWAKKGCVLLQPYDLEVGAGTFHPATFFRVLGPKPWSTAYVQPSRRPTDGRYGQNPNRLQHYYQYQVILKPSPQNSQELYLQSLTALGIDPAKHDIRFVEDDWESPTLGAWGLGWEVWLDGMEVTQFTYFQQVGGFDLKPISVELTYGLERIAMYLQGVNNVYDLRWNETFSYGDIHHEDEVLFSKFNFDYASVDMHRRLFDDFEKQSQELANAELVYPAYEFCLKCSHVFNILDARGAISVSERTSYIGRVRALAKHCAQLYVNNLPQQSGEKETP